The DNA sequence AGGTGGTCCAGGGATTGGGTCTTGAAGGCTGAGGGTCCTTTGAGCTTGTCTTgttgtctttccctctcacctCCTTCGTTCAGCGTCTCTCTAGGATTAGCCAGCTCCCGCCCCCATCCCACATATGGCTGAGAGGGTAGACGTGCTCAGAGGTGCGGCAAGTGGGGAGAGCCTACTCTGTGAGGAGCAGAGCAGCAGAGCAGCCATGAGACACAACTCCTGAGCATGTCATTCCACCATAGACCCCCATTTGTGCAGTGCACAGCGTGTGGGGCCATACCTGGTAGTCCTGGAAGGTGAGTCCCTCCACCCTcccgggtctgtgtctccttccagaCAGCAGCGACAGTGAGCTGGAGCTGTCCACAGTGCGCCACCAGCCAGAGGGACTGGACCAGCTGCAGGCACAGACCAAGTTCACCAAGAAGGAGTTACAGTCCCTCTACAGGGGCTTCAAGAACGTGAGTGCTCCCCATCCCCTTGGGAGAGGCCCTGACCCACCTAGCCCTCCTGTCCCAGGCTCCAGGCAGGAGGGACCCCTGGGACCCAGGGAGATCTAAACACCTCTCTGTGGCACAGCAAATATCCCAGGGGCCTTTATGCGTCTCAGGTTTTGTGTTTGACAAACCTGGGGGAGGTCAGTTCCCGGAGTCAGTATTCTGAAGGTACCatctcccattctgtgtctccgaTGCTGGCATAAGGGAGGAGCCTGTGGAGGGACCAACTTGGCATGAAGGGACACCCCACCACCCGCCCACTCACCCTCTCCTGCATCACTGGGCCCCGCTGCCAGGCTTTTCCCATCTCCAGTATCTCAAGCAGCAGGTATCCCCAGAGGGAGGAGCAAGGCCAGGCCCTGTAGAGCTTGGGGGTGGGGCGCTAGGGATGGCCGAGGTCACTGAGGTGGTGATTCCTGCTGCAGGAGTGTCCCACGGGCCTGGTGGACGAAGACACCTTCAAACTCATTTACTCGCAGTTCTTCCCTCAGGGAGGTAAGTCTGAGGCCAGGCCCCCTGGCTCTTcccaacaccccccaccccatggccGCTCTACAAACAGTGGGTGTCACTTTTAAAGGGGGAGGGAtccttgcctctccccactctgccTGCCAGAGGCACTCCGCCCGGAAGCTGGGTGCCGACACACCCCAGCCCTCGCCCTTGCTCTCCCCAGATGCCACCACTTACGCACACTTCCTCTTCAACGCCTTCGACGCCGATGGGAACGGGGCCATCCGCTTTGAGGTAGGTCCCGTTGCCCCCTCCCATATCCCCTGCCCCTGTAGCCCAAGGGGGGGGCCCTCCCGGGGTGCCACTCTCTCGGGCCTTTGGGTGGCCCACACATGATCCCGGGTGTAAATGGTCCAGCGTGACATCCAGAGAATGAGTGGACTGTGCTCAGCTGGCCCCGGGCCTAACTGAAGTTGGGGATGGTCTGACCACCCTGTTCTCACTCAGCCTTTGCTCCCCTTCCATCTCTGCCAAGCCAAGGGACCTTCTCAGGCAAGTACAATGtgaatttgcatttgaaaaaggAGCAAGGTTTAACTCAAGGTTCAGGCACCCAGCCCCAGGATTTACCCCTTGCTGCAAAACAGAGGAAGCACCCAGCCTGAGCTGGCACCGTGAGGGAAGCGAGGTGTGCCCGCTTCACACACCTGCCCTGCAGGATGGCCTTGGCGTGGGCTCCACCGAGGCCGGCCACATGGGACCATTTGAGAGAGGCCCCGTCTGCAGAGCCCAGGCCCCTAAAAATAGCTGCAGACGAAAAGCTGAAACCTCTTTGGAGAGGAGAACCTTGCTGAGAGCCGGGCCTGATCGATAACCACCCTGCTCGGTTTCCAAGGCCAAGGGCAGCTGACAAGAAAGCAGAGGAACGAGCGGGCCGGGCTCAGAAAGCCCCTGGACGAGCCGGGGTGTAATAATAACCTGTCGGTAATGCcactcagtttatttttatgctgCCAGCCGGCCAGCATGCTGACAGGGGCAGACCTGGTGGGGCGGCCCGAGGCCACAGCCTCGCCCTGTGACCACAggcgccccaccccctccaggccGCAGTCTGGGGGCTGGTGCCTGTGTAAACCTACAGTGCcgtcatcttttttattttcaagcagTATCTGCCCACAGTAAAAACCCCTGCATTAGGAAGGTACACAGGAGAAATTGATtgtcctccaccccccaccccgccccgcccgtGAGCAGTCACTTGTGTATCCTTGAAGGGGCACCTAAGAGTTCTGGGAATAAAGCGTGAGAGGCACTCGTGTAATGGACCCAAGCAGGGCTTTGTGAAATAGTTTTTCTCATTGGAAATCAGGGGATCAAACAGCTCACCAGGGGCCCAGTACAGGGTGGAGAAGGTCTCATCTCTGTGACCCTCCTGTCACCCTCCTGTCACCCTCCCGTGGTCTTTGCTCTCACCCCCCTGAGGGAGGGGTCTTGTGGTCCCTTCAAGGTGGTAGGTGGTGGGTCATTGTGGGGTGTGCTGTCAGCAGCTGGGTTAGGGGCGCTGGTGCTGAAGCCCCTCTGTCAGGCACCTTCTCAGAAGGTCCCTTGTCTCTGGCATCCTCCCAGGCCTTCCACCTGCTTCTCTGCCATGAAATCCCTTCTTCCGTTTCATATCAGCCTGTTTGTTTATCTTAAGGACCTTCTTGACTGCAGTTTCTGCTCTAGGAAAGctttttcagaaagagaggagggcacttgtgtccCCAGGGACCTTGCAATCAGCAGGGCCATATCCTGGGTGCCCCACGGGTTGGGATCCCCATGGCTGGAAGGACCTCGAGAGGTGGGGGTGACTCTCGACCCCCCCTTACTGTGTCAGACTGAACCTTTCAATGTGCTCTTAAAATAGAAAGTCAGGGGGCACCtagcagctcagtcagttaagcatccaactcttggttctggctcaggtcatgatctcacggttttgtgagttcaagtcccacactgggttccgggctgatagtgcagagtctgcttgggattcattttctctctctctctctctctctctctctctctctctctctctgagctttggctcaggtcatgatctcacattcgtgggttgagccccacgtcgggctctgtgctgacagctctgagcctggagcctgcttctgattctgtgtcttcttttctttctgcccttcccctgctcatgctgactctctctcaaaaataaaacatttaaaaaaaatttttaaagaaaaaaatgagaaaacagaaagtcaGGTCAGCTTATTGATATTTATAATGATCccaatccttttttaaaaaatacttttgagagacaagacacatattaattaaaaagtatcGATGTGATACAATACTGTAACTTCCTTAGCCTCCCCAGAAAGAGTACCAGAAAACAAAACCCGCAAGCAAACCTCCTCTTCACCAAGCAGAGCAGTGGTCCTGCGTCGCACCTCAGGCTCTGCCTGCTGCTCAGCTCCTCTCGGATCCTCTGGGATTTGCCCACAGGAGGGCGCCTGGCGTTAGCCTCCACGGCCCAGGCAGAGGCCACGTGTGCACAGCGTGAGGTGCCACGAGCCTCTGTGCCACCAAGAGGCTTTTCCATTCAACCTGCTCGTTGTACCCGCACGTGCTGTTCCTTTGGACAGTTAGGCCCGTTGTGTGTCTGGAGGAAGGTGCGGCTGCCTCTCCCTTACCTCCCCTGCAGTAACCCACTCCCTGTGCCATTCATTGGCCAAGCCACACTCGACCACAGTAACTAGAGTTATAGTTACTAGCTCATGCCTGCAACCTTGTAATCGTACCTTCTGGCTGAGTCCCTGCCATGTGCTCTACTGGATACCCCTCATGTGCACCCAGGGGTGTCTTAGCCTGGAAACCGAGGCCTCTCCGTGTCACTGTGCCACTGCGGAGACCATCAGCCTCCCCTCCGCTCTGCCTCAGGGACAGCCACAGAGAGGGGCCGTGGATGTGATGGACATCATATGCCTCGGAGTTAAGATCAAGGAGTTAGAACTGGTGACGGTTCTGCATGAGATTGTGCTGTGTGGGGCTGgaaattaacaaatgtttatttacttatggtgtgtgtgggagagagcgcataagcaggagaggagcagagagagggagagagagaattccaagcaggctccacactgtcagcacagagcccagtgcagctctccatcccatgaatcgtgagatcatgatctgagccaaggtcaagagtcagatgcttaaaccactgagctTCCCCGGGCTCCCCAGGGCTGGAAATTTAGAACTGTCACGAACCCCAGCGTGTGCTGGCAGGACATGAGGTCATCTTTGTGTTGTGGAGGATGGTCTCCTGTAGGACATTCCCACTCATTGCCCTGCAAGTGCCATCACCACTGTTCTACCCACACGCTCAGGGGCCCGGAACAGAGACATTCCTTGGTTGTGGCTGAGGAGGGCTTTTACACCGCAGCCTGGGTGTGTGCAGACAACGCGGGAGGGTGGTGTGGCCAGGTCCGTCCTGTGGCCCGCACTAGAATGGGGGCCCTGTGGGATGCACGCCATTCCCTGCTGCCTCCCCTTGGACTCCATGCCCTTGCCTCCCGCTGGGAACACCTGTCAGACCCCAGTGACGGGATCTCAGGGACGCTCCTCACTAAGTCATGCACGAGCTTCAGTGATTATTCCCCAAAGTCGGGCATGTAAGAACTATCACCTTTCTTCTTTAacatttccaatttcttcactTAAACACACCAGGCTTTGAGAGTCCAGTAGATTTACGGGGTGTGGTCTGGAGCAGCACCTGTTAACCACTCTGCCACACACCTGCGGAGGCCACCACGTTCGGCTGCTTTAGGGGATTGACACTATTTCTTTCCATGTCTCCTCGTAGTACGCTTGTTGCTGTTTCCCAGCTGCccagacaatctgaagcagtctccaggctctgcgctgtcagcacagagctctatgtggggctcgaacccacgaaccatgagatcataacctgagccaggagtcggatgcttacccaggcgccccactgtctGCCCAGCTTTACACCACTCACTCTCTGCTGTGGGGATGAGGAGCTGCGTCTCCTGTGTGCATacacctttcccttcccctggctTTCCAGGATGTTAGGATTCAGGTGGCACAAGGACTGTGGTTTATTCTGATGCGTGAATCTGATGCCTGGCTCAGCCTTCCAGTGAACGGATTATGTTTGTCTTTTCCACACATTCTTGTTTTGCCTCCAGTTAACAGTGGTCCTGGTTTTTCAGTTGCCTGGGGTCTTGGGTCTGTGACCTCATCATTAATTCAACTCCAGGCCTTCCTCCAGTCTCCAGATGGGCATCTCGCTGACGACATCCCCCAGGCTTCTCAGGGGCACAGCTTCTAGCAGCTTCCTATGAAAGTGTATGTAGGAGGTAACTTTTGAGCCTGTGGATGTCTGGAAGCAtcttcattctcttctccctcttgccGGATACATTGTATGGGAGCAAAGTTACATGGGAAGCTGCCTTCCTTCCCAGCGGTGGTGGTCTCACTTCTTGCCTCCAGTGTTGCTGCCAAAGGCAAAACCCGCTCCATCCTGACCATGTGTACAGGACCTGCTTTTGTCTTGTCCATTTGGTTCTGGTTTTCTCTCTGGAAGCTCGTAGGATCCTCTTTTTGCACCTGGTTTACTGAAATGCCATCAAGACCTGTGCCCACAGGCAATACTGTGGGCTGTTTCCATAGACACATGTGTCCAGGTGCTTGGCCTCAGCAGGACTTGGACACTCCCTGGTCTTCAGTTCTGGGGAGTCCTTTGTCTTCTTTAACCTGCTTTCTTTCTGCCATTTCCTCAGTTCTGGGAACTCCTGGTGAGCGGGCCTTGGCTCCTCTATAGTGGACCACTCGTCTTCTTTTCTATCTTCTAGCTCTTTTGCCTTTTCACATGACTTTATGGAAGATTCCATTTGCTCTTTCAAACCTTCTGAGTCTGtcattttgctttcatatttttaattcccAAGAACTCTTTCTTGTTgtcaatgattcttttttttttagcctccTATTCTCATTTTAGGGGTGTCAGATTTCCAACCTTCACTTCTAGTAATTTCtgttatatattttcctcttggaataattttttttcttccaaattgctctcctctgttcctcttagtttctctttctcatgaTGCAGGCCTCTTTAGATCCAGAAGATCTAATGTTTGAGTGGTAACCAAAGCCCTTGGTACATGGCCTTGCCCCTCTACCCTCAATCTGCCATCCTCCACTTCCTGCTCCGAGAcagcccttctctgctcccttcttTCAGAATAACCTGGGAGGACCCTGTGGGGCAGAGAAGGCTCTACCCGCAAGCCTTCTGGGAAATGGAAGTAAGGGTTTGCTTACTGTTAAGAGCAGTTGGAGTTTTCACATGGAAGCCACTGGAACATTCATGTCTTATAACATCATAATAAATTATCTGTCACACCTCAGAGGTGATTGCAGCACACAGGTATGTCATGGCCCCAAAGCTGGGCACTGTTAGTTTAGCTTTTAAGCcataagtattcttttttttttcattaacttatttttgagagagagagtgtgtgagcaggggaggggtaggtagggagggagacagaatccaaaccaggctccaggctctgagctgtcagcacagagcccaatgctgggcccatgagctgtgagatcatgacctgagccacccaggtgcccctaagccaTGAGTCTTCAGCATCTTGTTATGCAGATACTTGGTAAACTAAAAGTAGAACATTTGCCTTTATGAAAAGAGCGCTCCCAGATCTTCTCTTTCAGTAGCCATGCATTAAATGGGTCTAAGACACCATGTATTTGAATATCTTTGAGAAGTTAAGCACCAGCCACCATGCCatccccacaacacacacacgcacatgcgcacacacacacacgcacacagacactcACACTGTATTGACCTAATGGACATCATCTGCCTGCTCTGTTATGAAGGCTCGTCACCTATAGAGGTGTGAAGGCACACAGCaaattggaaataaaatctgagcattggactcttcatgttcccctccctccacagGACTTTGTGGTCGGCCTCTCCATCCTCCTGCGAGGAACAGTTCACGAGAAGCTCAAGTGGGCCTTTAACCTCTACGACATTAATAAGGATGGCTACATCACCAAAGAGGTACAGGCCAGTCAAGGGTGGTGGCCGTCTGCCCCTCTTCGTCTCCACTGCCCCACActcccagcctctctcctccactcccctGCCACCCTGACTGtcctgtctccctttcctgtTCAGAGACATTGCTCTCAGCTCAGCCCTGGAGGGGACAGGTCCTGGACATTTGGGTGCAGGGGGGGTGTGCAGGGAGCTGGTGTGCCCCTCACCAGTTCAAGTGTTCTCAGATCCATCTTTCTCACAGGGAGATCCTGAGGGAGACACAAGTGGAAAAGCTAGGGACCGGGGCGGGGTAGGGGAGGTAGGAGGAGCGGGCCTCGGCTTCCCCCAGTTAGGGGGGCAGTGTGGACCCTTATGGCCAGTGTGCACCCTTACCACCCAGGTCTACACTGAGGTTTTGTTTTGCCCAAACAATTTTTGTACATGAAACAGTCGCTCCAATTTCGAACTTTGGAGACAGCACATCAAAATCTGTCTCCAGCTTCTGGAGAATCAGAGGCTTGCATTGAGTAGATGAGATGGGGGTGAGCTCATCTCTCTCCAGCTGGAATATCCTGACTGCTTATTGCTGCCCaggcagtgcccccccccccatccttgCAGCGAGTCTCATGTCTGCGCCTCTGGCCCCACTCCAGGAGATGCTGGCCATCATGAAGTCCATCTATGACATGATGGGCCGCCACACCTACCCGATCCTGCGGGATGACGCACCTCTGGAGCATGTGGAGAGGTTCTTCCAGGTGAGTGCTCCAGCCCTGGGCCCGGAGGGGCAGGAcagccagaggagggaggggctcctTCTCTTAGGATACCCCTGAGCAAGCcactcccctctctgagccccactcCCTCCACAAGGAGGGTAAACTGGCATCCTCCACATGGCCGGTTGTCAGGATCCCCACCCCCGATCCACTGAACCTCATCTCAGGGCAAGCCAGGCAGCTTGTAGAGTCCAGGGCAGCTGACATACTGGGCAGTGTTCCAGTGCCTTCCAAAAGCTCTCCCAACTCCTCCAGAAAACCTCTGTAGGAGTGGGGTTGTGCATTTTGTTCTGTGTCCGTGGGGAATAAAGGGGCAGAAGCTTCCACTTCCCACTGGCCGGCGGCCTATCCTGTGCCTCAGTTGCTCCATCTGCCCTGGTTGTCTGTCAGGGAGATGAGGGGTCAGATGAGCTTGGGGAGGTGTTCTGGGAAGTGTAAGCCCAAGAAAGCTGCTAGGAAATGGCTGGGTGTGGGGAGATGCCAGAGAGGGCAGCTGTGCCACGGAAGTAGCTAGAGAGGGCACTTGACATGGCCTAGATCCAGGGCAGGAGACCGATGGGACAGGTTGGGATGGAGGCGACCCACAGACTCACTGAGGGCATGACTTGGGTTCCAGAAAATGGACCGGAATAAGGACGGTGTGGTGACCATTGATGAGTTCCTGGAGACCTGTCAGAAGGTAGGTGGCACCAGGAGCTGAGGACACCCAGG is a window from the Suricata suricatta isolate VVHF042 chromosome 4, meerkat_22Aug2017_6uvM2_HiC, whole genome shotgun sequence genome containing:
- the KCNIP3 gene encoding calsenilin isoform X1, producing MRQLPAGPAVLFSAAKRGSRQQFPSAPRMQRAKEVMKVSDGSLLGDPGRTPLSKKEGVKWQRPRLTRQALMRCCLVKWILSSAAPQGSDSSDSELELSTVRHQPEGLDQLQAQTKFTKKELQSLYRGFKNECPTGLVDEDTFKLIYSQFFPQGDATTYAHFLFNAFDADGNGAIRFEDFVVGLSILLRGTVHEKLKWAFNLYDINKDGYITKEEMLAIMKSIYDMMGRHTYPILRDDAPLEHVERFFQKMDRNKDGVVTIDEFLETCQKDENIMSSMQLFENVI
- the KCNIP3 gene encoding calsenilin isoform X2 is translated as MKVSDGSLLGDPGRTPLSKKEGVKWQRPRLTRQALMRCCLVKWILSSAAPQGSDSSDSELELSTVRHQPEGLDQLQAQTKFTKKELQSLYRGFKNECPTGLVDEDTFKLIYSQFFPQGDATTYAHFLFNAFDADGNGAIRFEDFVVGLSILLRGTVHEKLKWAFNLYDINKDGYITKEEMLAIMKSIYDMMGRHTYPILRDDAPLEHVERFFQKMDRNKDGVVTIDEFLETCQKDENIMSSMQLFENVI
- the KCNIP3 gene encoding calsenilin isoform X3, translated to MGIQGMELCAMAVVVLLFIAVLKQFGILEPMSMEDSSDSELELSTVRHQPEGLDQLQAQTKFTKKELQSLYRGFKNECPTGLVDEDTFKLIYSQFFPQGDATTYAHFLFNAFDADGNGAIRFEDFVVGLSILLRGTVHEKLKWAFNLYDINKDGYITKEEMLAIMKSIYDMMGRHTYPILRDDAPLEHVERFFQKMDRNKDGVVTIDEFLETCQKDENIMSSMQLFENVI